The nucleotide sequence GTATCATGGCAAAGCAAAACGCGGAGGGGACATTTTCATTGAGTTAAGGATGGGGACATTTCTAAAGAGTTCCGACAACGCGCGCCGTGGTCCGTTGAGTGAAGCCGGAAGCCCGTGGTATCATGGGACCGCGAGAGTGCGCCGGAGATCCTGGCGGGCCAAATCCAGCAAGGGGAAGTCCTTACAGCATGAGTGAAGCAACCCAGATTGTGGCCATTGACGGCCCCGCCGGCGCCGGCAAGAGTACGACCGCGAAGCATGTGGCGCGAATCCTGGGCTTTGCTTTTCTGGATACGGGAGCCATGTACCGTTCGGCGACCTGGTGGGCCCTGGATCAGGGAGTGGACCTCGATGATCCCGAGGCGCTGGCCGCGAATACGGCGAAGATGACGCTCGAAATTGAGGAGACGGATCGCGGACAGGTGGTCCGAGTCAATGGCGTGGATGTAAGCGATGCCATACGCACGCCGGCCATCACCAATCTGATCTACAAGCTCGACCAGAACTCCAGCGTTCGTGCCCAGTTGGTGGCGCTGCAGCGCCGCTTCGGCGAGCAGCAGCCCACGGTGGCCGAAGGCCGCGATATCGGCACGGTTGTTTTTCCGAAGGCGAAGTGCAAGATCTTCCTGGATGCCTCGCTGGATGCGCGCACGGAGCGGCGGGCGCGGCAACTGCGGGAAAAGGGTTCCCCGGTGGATTGGGATAAACTCCGGGCGGATCTCCACGAGCGGGACGAACAGAGCCGTAATCGGGCGGATTCTCCTTTGAAACAGGCCGAAGACGCGATTTTGCTCGATACCACGCTGTTGACCTTTGAAGAAGCCGTGGACGAGATCGTCGCGCTGGCGCGAAAGGCACTGTGAACGGACTCGGCGTCAGCAACAAGTGGAATATCGCGCCCCAGGATCATCCGGGGGTTCGGCACTTGTCGACGGCCCTGGGCATCCCCCCCATTCTTGCCCAGTTGTTGATCCGGCGCGGGCTGGATACGCCCGAGGCCGCCCAGACCTTTCTCACCCCTTCCCTGCAGCACCTTTCGGATCCCTTTCTGCTGACGGGCATGCGGGAGGCCGTGGAACGCATTACGCGGGCGCGCGATGCGGGCGAGCATGTGCTGGTCTTTGGCGACTACGACGTGGACGGAATCAGCGGCACGGCGATCCTGGTAAACGGCCTCAAGCGCTTCGGGCTGACCCAGGTGAGCTTCAACATGCCCAAGCGGCTCACCGAGGGCTACGGCCTGGACAATGAGCATGTGGACGAAGCCCTGGCGCAGGGGGTGTCGCTGATCGTGACCGTGGACAACGGCATCGCGGCCCATGGCCCCGCGGCCCACGCCCGGGCCGCCGGCCTCGACCTGATCATCACGGATCATCACTCCATCGAGCACGGACTGCCGGACGCCCTGGCGGTGATCAATCCCCAGCGCGAGCCGGAATCCTATCAGGGCCGCTATCTCTGCGGCGCGGGGGTGGCCTTCAAGCTCTCCACGGCCCTGAACGGCACACCGAACGACCTCGACATCGCGGCCCTGGGCACGGTGGCGGATATCGTACCCTTGTTGGAAGAGAACCGGGTCATCGTGGCGCTGGGCCTGAAGCATATCGCCCGGTATCAGCGCAACGGCATCGCCCGGCTCGCGAGCGTGGCGGGGATCGATCTCCAGTCGATCACGTCGGTGGACATCGGCTTTCAGATCGGCCCGCGGATCAATGCGGCGGGCCGGCTGAACAATGGGCTTGCGGCCCTTCATCTGCTGCTGACGGAGTGCCCCGATCAGGCCGCGGAAATGGCGAATTTTCTCAATGACGCGAATGCGGAGCGCCGCAGTATCGAGAAGGATATTTACGAAGAGGCCCTGGAAGAACTGGATGCCTGCTTCACGCCCGCGCAGCGGGGTATTGTGCTGGCGCGGGAGGGCTGGCATCCCGGTGTTATCGGGATTGTCGCCTCTAAAATCCAGGGCCGCTACCAGCGCCCCGTGGTGATCATCGCGGTGGGCGAAGACGGCCTGGGCCGGGGCTCCGCCCGGGCCAACGGCGGCTTCGACATGGTCAAGGCCTTCCGGGGCTGCCAGGAGCATCTGGTGAAATTCGGCGGGCACCGTTCGGCGGCCGGGCTCACGATCGCTATGGAAAATCTGGAGCGATTCAGCGCGTCCTTCGAGCAGGCGGCCCGGGAGCAACTGGGCGATGGGGAGATCATCTCGGAGCTTGAGGTGGATGTTATCGCGTCGCTGAGCGAGCTCGACCCTGTCTTGTTGAACGCGATTGCGCGTCTGGAGCCGCTGGGGCACCACAATCCCGCGCCGGTTTTCTGCACGCTGGGCGTGGAAGCCCTCGGGGCGTCGGCCCGTATTCTGAAAGATCAGCACCTCAAGGTGTCTTTCCGCCAGGGCGATACGGTGGTTCCGGCCATCGGCTTCAACATGGCGGAGCGCTTCTACACCGAAGATCTTACCGGACTGGTGGATATCGCCTATACGCCCCAGTTCAACGTGTGGCGCGGCGAGACGACGATTCAGTTGCTGCTGAAGGACATCCGACCGGCGGCGGGCTGAGCCAGGGTGATCCCCCCACTTCTCAGGGCTGTTCCCGCTCCGCGTTCGTCGAGGTGGGGATCTCGCTCGATACAGGGGGCGCACATCGAGGGTGGTGAAGCGCCAGTCCAATATCCCACGGGACACGCGGAACGGGCCCTCGATCCGTTCAATGGTGTGTCCGCCTTCTTTAAACTCCGCGCGGACCCAATAGTTGCCGGGTCGGGTGAGCACGGCGGAATAGACGGAGTCGGGTTCGAGCGGTTTCGGCAATCGGTTGGCGGCCCGCTCCACATCCTGTTCGGATAAGCCCACGGCGATAAGGGTGATTGGCGAGTCGCTGGCATTCTCCAGATGAATCCGGGTGACGCTGGCGGAATCCGAAGTTCCGCATCCGGCGCCGAGACTCAGGCACACCAGGGTGGTGCGAAGTATCGTCGAGCAGGTTTTCATGAATACCTCCAAAACTACCGGGGCCCGGGGCGGCCATATGGGAAGGTCATCATCACTGTATCTACAAGAACGCACGAAGTTACAGGCAATTGGACAGTCGCCTTAAAAAAAATGGTATTCCGGCGGGGGCAGGGCGATCCTTTTCGGGTATTCTCACTTCCGAGATTCGGGGCCAAGTATTTTCCTCTCGGGGGTGAGGGCATCTCTCGTCGGGATGCATGGTGGGGCCGTGTCCGCGGACCCGAGGCGGGTTGCCCTGGGGGTATCCTTCGGGTCCCGGTTACACCGCCCGCCGCCTGCATTTGCGGCCCGGATCGTGGTAGACTCTCCCCCATGCCTGCGTGTATTTCTTTCTCAAACGTATCGAAGTTCTACGGATCCCACTTCGCGGTCGGCGGCTTCACCCTCGAAATCGAGCCGGGTGAGACGGTGGGCCTTCTCGGGCCCAATGGGGCGGGGAAGAGCACCGTGCTGCACATGCTGACGGGGCTGGTGCGCCCTACCTCGGGCACGATTACCGTGTTTGGCAAGGACCTTCGGGAAAACTTCGTGGATATCGCCGGGCGCCTGGGCGCGCTGGTGGAGCGCCCGGCGTTTTATGAGTACCTTTCGGTGCGGCGCAACCTGCACATTCACGCGATGCTTTCGGGACGCGAGGTGAATCTGGATCGGGCGCTGGATCTGGCCAACATGCTGGAGCACGGCGATGTGCGCGCGGGTGAACTTTCCCAGGGGCTGCGCCAGCGTCTGGGGCTGGCCATGGCCATGCTGACGGAACCGGAGTTGCTCATCCTGGACGAACCCACGGCCGGGCTGGATCCGGAGGCGACGCAGGATATTCTCACTTTGTTGCGGCGGCTCGGGGAGGAGACGCGGGTCACGCTGCTGTTTTCCAGCCATTTGATGCATGAGGTGGAGACGTTGTGCAATCGCGTGGCGATCTTGAACAAGGGGCGGCTGGTTTCCTGCGAGGACACGGCGGCGCTCATCTCTTTTGACCGCAGCCATGTGGAGGTGCTGCTGGACGGTGCGGAAAACGCGGCGCGGCGGCTGCAGGAGCAGGACTGGGTGGTGAAGGCGACGGCGAAACCGGGCCGGATTTTTGTGCAACTTCGCGACGAAAACGTCCACCAGTTGAACAGCTTTTTGATCCATGCGGGCTATCAGGTTTCGGGCGTTATTCCCCGGCGTCGCACGCTCCAGGACTACTTCCTCAAAGTGATGAATGCGCAATGAGGGCGGGCGTGAAGGGAGGTCTGGGTCTATGATCAGGCGAATCTGGCTGCTTTACCGGATCGAGGTATTCAAGGCGTCGCGGCGGCGTCAGCCCTATGTGGGTCCGCTCCTCCTGACCGCGCTGGTGCTCCTTTCGCCGCTGCTGCGCCCCATCCTGCGGGACGGGATCCAGGACTATGGTTTCATTGCTTATATCACGCCGGTCGCGCTGAACTTTCTGGGCTACATCATGCTGTTGACCTTTGCGTCGACCCTCGTGGTCTCGGAAACGGCGCGGGGCAGCGTGCGGGCGATCCTGCTGCGCCCGGTACTGCGGGAGGAGTTCATTCTGGCCAAGGTGCTGCTGGGCTTCAGCTATGCGGCGCTGCTCACGGCGGTGGTGGGGGTGTGTGCGTGGGCGGTGGCGTGGACGCGGGGCGACCTGATGGGCGTGCATGTGGGCGGCGAACTGGTGTACACCACGGACGAGATGTGGAAGAGCTATGTGGCGGGGGCCCTGCTGTCGCTGCTGCCCCAATGGGCGGGTGTAAGCGTGGCGGTGCTTTTTTCCACGCTGGCGCGTAGCACGAGCATGGCGATCAGCCTTGCGCTGGGGTCCTGGATACTGGTCGATCTCGCCAAGTATCCGCTGGGTATTGCGCCCTATGTCTTTACGACCTATCTGGAGGCGCCCTGGCGGATTTTCTCCGGCCAGTGCGACGCCCTGGCGCAGCCGTGGATGCCTATGGCGGCCTGGTGCGCGGCGAGCTCCGGATTGCTCATTGTGTTGCCCACGGCGCTGGCGATCCTCGTGTTCAAACGGCGGAATCTGGGCGCATGCTGACGCTGGTCGCGCTGCTGGCCCTGGGCCAGATTACGTTGGAGGCGCAGCCCCTGCCGGGCGTGCGGGTCGGCCCGGTGACGCCGTTCACGGGCCAGCCGACCACGAATTATCTCCAGGCGGATCTGGATGGGGACGGGGCGCTGGATCTTATCCTGCCCGAGTACGCAAATCTTCAAGAGGGCGGGCAGTTTCCGGAATCGAGGCGGGCCCCTCTTCCGCCCTGCGACGGGGCCACGGAGGCGGACCTTTTCGGGGGACAACTCTACTATCGTGGCCCGGCTTCGCTGAAGGTTTACACCTGGACCGACGGTCGATGGAATCCGGCGCTGGAGCAATCCCTGGAGCGGCCCGGCAACGATATCTCCTTCAGTCCGGTGG is from Candidatus Hydrogenedentota bacterium and encodes:
- a CDS encoding (d)CMP kinase, producing the protein MSEATQIVAIDGPAGAGKSTTAKHVARILGFAFLDTGAMYRSATWWALDQGVDLDDPEALAANTAKMTLEIEETDRGQVVRVNGVDVSDAIRTPAITNLIYKLDQNSSVRAQLVALQRRFGEQQPTVAEGRDIGTVVFPKAKCKIFLDASLDARTERRARQLREKGSPVDWDKLRADLHERDEQSRNRADSPLKQAEDAILLDTTLLTFEEAVDEIVALARKAL
- a CDS encoding ABC transporter ATP-binding protein → MPACISFSNVSKFYGSHFAVGGFTLEIEPGETVGLLGPNGAGKSTVLHMLTGLVRPTSGTITVFGKDLRENFVDIAGRLGALVERPAFYEYLSVRRNLHIHAMLSGREVNLDRALDLANMLEHGDVRAGELSQGLRQRLGLAMAMLTEPELLILDEPTAGLDPEATQDILTLLRRLGEETRVTLLFSSHLMHEVETLCNRVAILNKGRLVSCEDTAALISFDRSHVEVLLDGAENAARRLQEQDWVVKATAKPGRIFVQLRDENVHQLNSFLIHAGYQVSGVIPRRRTLQDYFLKVMNAQ
- the recJ gene encoding single-stranded-DNA-specific exonuclease RecJ, whose translation is MNGLGVSNKWNIAPQDHPGVRHLSTALGIPPILAQLLIRRGLDTPEAAQTFLTPSLQHLSDPFLLTGMREAVERITRARDAGEHVLVFGDYDVDGISGTAILVNGLKRFGLTQVSFNMPKRLTEGYGLDNEHVDEALAQGVSLIVTVDNGIAAHGPAAHARAAGLDLIITDHHSIEHGLPDALAVINPQREPESYQGRYLCGAGVAFKLSTALNGTPNDLDIAALGTVADIVPLLEENRVIVALGLKHIARYQRNGIARLASVAGIDLQSITSVDIGFQIGPRINAAGRLNNGLAALHLLLTECPDQAAEMANFLNDANAERRSIEKDIYEEALEELDACFTPAQRGIVLAREGWHPGVIGIVASKIQGRYQRPVVIIAVGEDGLGRGSARANGGFDMVKAFRGCQEHLVKFGGHRSAAGLTIAMENLERFSASFEQAAREQLGDGEIISELEVDVIASLSELDPVLLNAIARLEPLGHHNPAPVFCTLGVEALGASARILKDQHLKVSFRQGDTVVPAIGFNMAERFYTEDLTGLVDIAYTPQFNVWRGETTIQLLLKDIRPAAG
- a CDS encoding ABC transporter permease subunit yields the protein MIRRIWLLYRIEVFKASRRRQPYVGPLLLTALVLLSPLLRPILRDGIQDYGFIAYITPVALNFLGYIMLLTFASTLVVSETARGSVRAILLRPVLREEFILAKVLLGFSYAALLTAVVGVCAWAVAWTRGDLMGVHVGGELVYTTDEMWKSYVAGALLSLLPQWAGVSVAVLFSTLARSTSMAISLALGSWILVDLAKYPLGIAPYVFTTYLEAPWRIFSGQCDALAQPWMPMAAWCAASSGLLIVLPTALAILVFKRRNLGAC